Proteins encoded in a region of the Rutidosis leptorrhynchoides isolate AG116_Rl617_1_P2 chromosome 9, CSIRO_AGI_Rlap_v1, whole genome shotgun sequence genome:
- the LOC139868806 gene encoding uncharacterized protein: protein MGASTSCDCLNNYCKCIIHMFAREYLRKPTEEDVRRLHAKHLEMHGFPGMLGSLDCMHWAWKNCPVAWQGHYHRGDHEGPTIMLEAGASYDMWIWHAFFGPAGSNNDINVLNESDLFEDLLDGRAPEVRYIINGHEFTKGYYLVDGIYPEWATLVKSFKRPIEPKKYKV from the coding sequence ATGGGCGCATCTACGTCTTGTGACTGTTTAAACAATTATTGTAAATGTATTATTCATATGTTTGCGCGAGAATATTTAAGGAAACCAACTGAAGAAGATGTTCGTCGATTGCATGCCAAACATTTGGAGATGCACGGTTTTCCTGGGATGTTAGGTAGTCTTGATTGTATGCACTGGGCTTGGAAAAATTGTCCAGTTGCGTGGCAAGGGCATTACCACAGGGGTGATCACGAAGGACCAACAATAATGCTCGAGGCGGGTGCGTCCTACGATATGTGGATTTGGCATGCTTTCTTTGGTCCAGCGGGTTCGAACAATGATATTAATGTTCTTAATGAATCGGATTTGTTCGAAGATTTATTGGATGGTCGAGCTCCGGAGGTCCGTTACATTATCAACGGGCACGAATTTACAAAAGGGTATTACTTGGTAGATGGTATATACCCAGAATGGGCAACACTTGTCAAGTCGTTTAAACGTCCAATTGAGccaaaaaaatataaagtttaa